In the Salvelinus fontinalis isolate EN_2023a chromosome 34, ASM2944872v1, whole genome shotgun sequence genome, one interval contains:
- the LOC129832750 gene encoding melanin-concentrating hormone receptor 1-like: MDFENVSNENWSQTSLPSYNSSESPAENDVPYHSVLMPSIFGVICFFGIIGNCIVIYTIVKKTKFRAQQTVPDIFIFSLSLVDLLFLLGMPFLIHQLLGNGSWCFGDIMCTVITALDSNSQIVSTYILTVMTLDRYLATVHPIRFNHVRTPCVAGAAVGLVWVLSLVSITPVWMYAGLMPRGDGSVGCALLLPNPATDTYWFTLYQFVLAFALPLVIICVVFFKILQNMSATVAPLPQRSLRVRTRNVTRMAVAICLAFFICWAPYYILQLAHLGVQRPSFAFLYVYNIAISMGYANSCVNPYLYIVLSETFKRQFIVAIRPNNRVFRLNSVMADGSMSLRPAPECNHQSQSSRDLLVHNMLPVTVAVH, from the exons ATGGACTTCGAAAATGTATCGAATGAGAACTGGTCTCAGACGTCTCTCCCATCATACAACTCATCTGAAAGTCCAGCAG AAAATGATGTGCCCTACCACAGCGTCCTAATGCCCAGCATTTTCGGTGTCATCTGCTTCTTTGGGATTATTGGCAACTGCATTGTCATCTACACCATTGTGAAGAAGACCAAGTTCCGAGCCCAGCAGACAGTGCCGGACATCTTCATCTTCAGCTTGTCTTTAGTGGACCTCCTCTTCCTTCTGGGCATGCCCTTCCTCATCCACCAGCTCCTGGGCAACGGTTCCTGGTGCTTTGGTGACATCATGTGCACGGTCATAACCGCCCTGGACTCCAACAGCCAGATAGTGAGCACCTACATCCTCACCGTCATGACTCTGGACCGCTACCTGGCCACGGTCCATCCCATCCGCTTCAACCATGTGCGTACACCCTGCGTGGCGGGGGCTGCGGTGGGTCTGGTGTGGGTGCTCTCCCTGGTCTCCATCACTCCCGTGTGGATGTATGCTGGCCTTATGCCCCGAggggacggctcagtgggctgtGCCCTCCTGCTGCCCAATCCAGCCACTGACACCTACTGGTTTACCCTCTACCAGTTTGTGCTGGCCTTCGCCCTGCCTCTGGTCATCATCTGCGTGGTGTTCTTCAAGATCCTCCAGAACATGTCTGCCACAGTGGCCCCCCTGCCCCAACGCAGCTTGAGAGTACGTACACGTAATGTGACCCGTATGGCTgtggctatatgcctggccttCTTCATCTGCTGGGCTCCGTACTACATCCTGCAGCTGGCCCACCTGGGGGTTCAGAGGCCCAGCTTTGCCTTCCTCTATGTCTACAACATTGCCATCAGCATGGGTTACGCTAACAGCTGCGTCAACCCATACCTCTACATCGTGCTGAGTGAGACCTTTAAGAGGCAGTTCATTGTGGCCATCCGGCCGAACAATCGGGTCTTCAGGTTGAACTCTGTCATGGCTGACGGCAGTATGAGTCTGAGACCGGCCCCAGAGTGTAATCATCAGTCTCAGTCCTCCAGAGACCTACTAGTACACAACATGCTGCCTGTCACTGTGGCTGTGCACTGA